One bacterium DNA segment encodes these proteins:
- a CDS encoding DNA modification methylase, with protein MAAPYNPRKISDHDLVALGRSLATFGVVEPVVVNKRTGRIVGGHQRVKAAEASGIEELPVVYVDLDEPAEKQLNIALNRISGEFDFDKLSDILKELETGGFDLDLTGFTQSEIDDLIRGMEPPDAEGLTDPDAMPEPLDEPATQPGDLIYLGPHRLLCGDAASKEDLAKLLDRQLVQLVHTDPPYNVNVEPRSNNAIASAGKGRTHHQGLDLARFPEKAAPTGKMRPRDRVLENDFMSDEEFAELLRQWFQNAASALEPGRGFYFWGGYANVANYPAAIEAADLYFSQAIIWVKEWPVLTRKDFMGNHEWCFYGWKKGAAHYFNPGITNAPDTWSVKKVTPQSMIHLTEKPVELAERAMMYSSRKGEHVLDLFGGSGSTLIAAQRMGRKAFLMEVDGSYCDVIVQRWQDYTGEKAQGWRKEA; from the coding sequence ATGGCGGCGCCATATAACCCGAGGAAGATCAGCGATCACGACTTGGTTGCCCTAGGGCGATCTCTCGCAACGTTCGGCGTGGTCGAACCGGTCGTTGTAAACAAACGCACTGGTCGTATCGTCGGCGGACACCAGCGGGTCAAGGCGGCCGAAGCATCAGGGATCGAGGAGTTGCCCGTCGTCTACGTCGATCTCGACGAGCCTGCGGAAAAGCAGTTGAACATCGCGCTCAACAGAATCAGCGGCGAGTTCGACTTCGACAAGCTCTCGGACATCCTCAAGGAGCTGGAAACCGGCGGCTTCGATCTCGACCTGACCGGCTTCACCCAGTCGGAAATCGACGACCTCATTCGCGGGATGGAGCCGCCTGACGCCGAGGGCCTCACCGACCCCGATGCGATGCCCGAGCCTTTGGATGAACCGGCGACGCAGCCTGGCGATTTGATCTACCTGGGACCGCACCGACTGCTCTGTGGTGACGCTGCGTCGAAGGAAGACTTGGCCAAGTTGCTCGACCGCCAGCTTGTTCAACTCGTGCATACCGACCCGCCGTACAACGTCAATGTCGAGCCGCGTTCGAACAACGCCATAGCGTCTGCCGGCAAGGGTCGGACGCACCACCAAGGACTCGACCTGGCGCGGTTCCCCGAGAAGGCAGCACCGACCGGGAAGATGCGTCCCCGTGATCGTGTACTCGAAAACGATTTCATGTCCGACGAGGAATTCGCCGAACTGCTGCGGCAGTGGTTTCAGAACGCAGCCTCGGCACTTGAGCCGGGGCGAGGGTTCTACTTCTGGGGCGGCTACGCGAACGTCGCGAACTATCCTGCAGCGATCGAGGCAGCCGACCTGTATTTCTCGCAGGCCATCATCTGGGTAAAGGAATGGCCGGTGCTGACGCGCAAAGACTTTATGGGAAACCACGAGTGGTGCTTCTATGGCTGGAAGAAAGGCGCAGCCCACTATTTCAATCCCGGCATTACGAACGCGCCTGACACCTGGAGCGTGAAGAAGGTCACGCCGCAGTCGATGATCCACTTGACCGAAAAGCCCGTTGAGCTTGCCGAGCGAGCGATGATGTACTCATCCCGCAAAGGCGAACACGTCCTCGATTTGTTCGGCGGCAGCGGTTCGACGCTGATCGCGGCCCAGCGGATGGGGCGGAAAGCGTTCCTCATGGAGGTCGATGGCAGCTATTGCGACGTGATCGTCCAACGATGGCAGGACTACACCGGCGAGAAGGCGCAGGGATGGAGGAAGGAGGCGTAG
- a CDS encoding AlpA family phage regulatory protein has protein sequence MESTNRILRTPAAADYVGLSPSTLERMRLSGDGPTFIRLGGRAVGYDINDLDAWLDEQRDNGEGDVPTASTSQG, from the coding sequence ATGGAATCAACAAACCGAATTCTCAGAACCCCGGCCGCAGCAGATTACGTCGGGCTTTCCCCGTCCACGCTCGAACGGATGCGCCTTTCGGGTGACGGCCCCACGTTCATTCGCCTGGGCGGTCGAGCCGTCGGATACGACATCAACGACCTCGACGCCTGGCTAGACGAACAGCGCGACAACGGCGAAGGTGATGTCCCGACCGCATCGACCTCGCAGGGCTGA